Proteins encoded in a region of the Eschrichtius robustus isolate mEscRob2 chromosome 14, mEscRob2.pri, whole genome shotgun sequence genome:
- the LOC137776745 gene encoding small ribosomal subunit protein eS27-like, producing MDVKYPGCYKITTIFSHAQTVVFCVGCFTVLCQPTGGIVRLTEGCSFRRKQH from the coding sequence ATGGATGTGAAATACCCAGGATGCTATAAAATCACAACCATCTTTAGCCATGCACAAACAGTAGTTTTTTGTGTTGGCTGCTTTACTGTCCTCTGCCAGCCTACAGGAGGAATAGTAAGGCTTACAGAAGGATGCTCCTTTAGACGGAAGCAGCACTAA